One segment of Kogia breviceps isolate mKogBre1 chromosome 14, mKogBre1 haplotype 1, whole genome shotgun sequence DNA contains the following:
- the NUPR2 gene encoding nuclear protein 2, translating into MDSAFPGVQGQAQPPPPETWPLVGSEETLYACPDYYYLRDFPACGAGRSKGQTRRERELRTNWRVPGGHERRIAQKLNGQRQRRQRQLQPRPRTRLA; encoded by the coding sequence ATGGACTCGGCCTTTCCCGGTGTCCAGGGTCAGGCCCAGCCGCCGCCACCCGAAACGTGGCCGCTGGTTGGCTCCGAGGAGACGCTCTATGCCTGTCCGGATTACTACTACCTGCGCGATTTCCCGGCCTGCGGGGCCGGGCGCAGCAAGGGCCAGACGCGGCGCGAGCGGGAACTGCGCACCAACTGGCGGGTGCCCGGCGGCCACGAGCGCAGGATCGCGCAGAAGCTCAACGGCCAGCGCCAGCGTCGCCAGCGCCAGCTGCAGCCCCGGCCGCGCACACGTCTCGCCTGA